A stretch of DNA from Mucilaginibacter daejeonensis:
GAAATAGTCAAGAACATCCCAATAAAAAAAGCGGCTGCCCTATAAGGCAGCCGCTTCCAGTTGTATATATTGAGTTTAAATGTGCTCTAACTATTCTTCGTCGGCGTATACCGCTTTTTTCACACCGTTATCATAAGCCTTCAAGTTCTTTTTAAGAAGCTTGCGAGCAACATGGATACGTGTTTTTACGGTACCGATAGGGATAGCTAAGTGATCAGCTATCTCATGATACTTATGGCCTTCAAAGTACATGGTGAAAGGCACATAGTAGTCTTCAGGTAATCTGTCTAAAGCGCGACGGATGTCATCCATGATGAACTTCGACTCGCCTTGATTTTTGGTAGAGCTGAACACCAGGTTCGCTGAAGATATCTCTTCTGACTTGGTAACAAATGTGCTCATCTTAACGAACCTGCGGTAATTATTGATGAACGTATTTTTCATGATGGTATACAACCATCCTTTTAAGTTAGTACCTTCTTTGAACTTGTTATAGTAGGTAATAGCCTTCAACATTGTGTCCTGGACAAGGTCGTTAGCATCGTCTGCATCGTGCGTAAAGTGCAATGCGTATGAACGTAGTGAACTTGCCTGACGCAGTACCATGGTGTTAAACTCAATCTTTGTCATTATGTTATCTGTTAAAGTTTTGTACACAGACAGTGACAAACATGATACCGTTTTGGCCAAAGCCGAAATTATTGATGCCTAAAGCGCGGTGCTTTTGAACTTAAATATCAAAAAAGTGGCCTGGATCAAAACAAAAGGAGGGTGTATAATATATTGTTTACCAGAAATTTACCTATGGTTAATCTGTAAAGTAATTAATTAACTATAAGGTTAAGATGAGGTGTGTTGCATTTTGCATACAATAACCTACGTACTGTTCACATTATTGGATGGTGAAACACAAAATGTTGTATGATCTACTGGATAATGTTCACTTCACGCTCCAATATTACTCCAAAACGCTCCTTCACACTGTCAATGATCTGTGAGGAAAGATCATAGATCTCTTGCCCGGTGGCTCCACCATGATTGACCAACACAAGCGCTTGGTTCTTCCAGGTACCGGTATGGCCTACTACCTTTCCTTTCCAGCCGCATTGCTCGATCAGCCAGCCGGCCGCCAGTTTGACCAGGCCTTCGCCTGCAGGGTAATGTGATATGTTGGGATGCTGTGCTTGTATGGCTGAGAACTGCTCCTGTGTAATGACCGGGTTCTTAAAAAAGCTACCCGAGTTGCCTATGGTAGATGGATCAGGAAGCTTGGATACCCTGATGGCCGATATCACTTGAGATACATCTTTGATGGTAGGATTGTCAATATGGCGTGCTGTAAGTTCCTGCTTAATGGCCCCGTAGCTTAAGTTGAGCTTAGGTATGGTGCTGAGTTTGTATTTAACAGAAGTGATGATGAACTCTCCTTTGAGGGTAGATTTAAAAACACTTTCGCGGTAACCAAAGTGGCAATCAGCATTGGTGAACGTTTTGATCTGCCCGGTGGCGATCTCAAAAGCGCGACAGCTTTCAAAAATGTCCTTGATCTCGACACCGTAAGCGCCAATGTTCTGGATAGGAGATGCACCGACCGATCCGGGTATCAGGCTCAGGTTCTCCATGCCGGCAAAACCATGGTCCACGCAGAAGTTCACCAGGTCGTTCCATACTTCGCCAGCCCCTGCATCAACGGTCACGGTGTCGCCATTGATCTGATGCTCGATACCCCGTATGTTCATGCGGATCACCAGTCCGTCAAAGTTGTTCACCAGTAACAGGTTGCTGCCTCCGCCCAATACAAGCCTTGGTATACGTTGCCAGCGCTCGTCCATGAACAGTTCGCGGAGTTGTTCTTCCCGGCTTATCTCAACAAAATACCGTGCCTGTGCCTCGATACCAAAGGTGTTGAAATTTTTGAGGGATACGTTCTCTTCTATCTGTAACATGGTGTATGGGTGTTTAGCGCGCAAATCTCGTTAATTATTATCAGATCCGCTTCATGGCCGGTGGTATAACATTCAAAGGCGCAACAAGTGCGCCTTTGAATGTATATAATAAGGTTTATGTTAGAACTTGATCAGGTCGCCGCTACCGCTGATATTGCTGTTCACGTTGCGGGCACCGCCGGTGTAACGCACATCCCCCGAGCCTGAGGTAGAGGCATCGATCTTTTCGGTAGCATTTACGGTAGCATCGCCTGAGCCTGAGATGCGAATGGTGGTGCTGGTGGTCACTAAATTCTTGCCGCTAAAATCGCCTGAGCCTGATATGCGGATGTTCGACACATCGGCACGGCCGGTCAGTTTGATGTCACCAGAGCCGCTGCTTACACTTTCAAGGTTCTTTACATCTACCTTGCCTTCAATATCGCCAGAGCCGCTGGTGCTCACCTTTAAGGCCTGTGTGCGGAAACCTTCTTTAAAGTAAATATCGCCGGAGCCGCTCATGCCTATACTTTTCAGATCCTTGGCCACTATGCGTACCACACGTTTGCTGTCGCTATTCCAGTTCCAGGTAAAACCGCTGCTGCTTTTGTTGTAGATCTTCAGCACGCCGTCCTTTACCTCGGTAATGATCTTATCGATCTCGTTGCCATTGGCTTCCACCTTTACCGATTCAGTAGAACCTTGTGTGATATACACATCGAACGAGCCCGAAACAGCAACAGCCGAGAAGCCCGATAAATGACGGTCCTGTACATCATACCGTGATATATTAACAGCAGGTGTTGGTTTAGCGAAAGTTTGAGTGGTGCCTGCGATCAGTGCAGTAGCCAGTAATATGCGAGACAAAGTTTTCATGGTCATTAACGTTAGTTATTGATAAGACGCCGGCTGTTCACGAATGGTTACAGTGAAAAATGAAATTATCTTGGGCGCATCGCTGCCCAATGAAAAAGCCACCGCTGTTGGACGGTGGCTTTGATAACTTTATTAGATCGTATTACTTGATCAGCTTGTAATAAGCATCGTTCCAGGCGATCTCTTTTTGGAACTCGCGTAGTTTGGTGTCCTGACCGATCAACAGGTATTCGATACCGGCCATTTCAGCAAAGGCATGCAAATGCTCGTCGGTAAGGTTCTGGCTGTAGCAAGTATGGTGTGCACCACCAGCATAGATCCAGGCCGCACATCCGTCCTTCATGTTCGGGTATGGTTTCCAAAGTACGCGGGCAACAGGCAGCTTAGGCAGGTCATGAGTAGGCTCAACCGCTTCCACCTCATTAACGATCATACGGAAACGGTTACCCATATCTACGATGGATGCGTTCAGCGCTGCGCCACCGGCCACGTTAAATACTAATCGTACAGGGTCAGCTTTGCCGCCTATACCTAATTGATGCACTTCTACCTTTGGTTTGCCGGTAGCAATGGCAGGATCAACCTCCAACATGTGCGATCCTAACACCAGGGAGTTATTACCGTCGAAGTGGTAAGTGTAGTCTTCCATAAAGGCGTTACCTCCTGGCAGGCCGGCACCCATCACTTTCATGGCACGTACCAAGGCTGCGGTCTTCCAGTCGCCTTCGCCGGCAAAGCCGTAACCTTCGGCCATCAGGCGTTGTGCGCCAATACCCGGCAGTTGTACCATGCCATGCAGATCCTCAAATGTATCACTGAAGCCTTTGAAGCCACCTTGTTTCAGGAACGTACGTAAGCCAACCTCGATCTTAGCGGCCTCCACTAATGACTGGTGCTGGTCTCCACCTTTAAGCAATGACGGCATCACGTCGTACAGGTCAAAATACTCCTGGATCTGCTGGTCGATCAGTGCATGGTCAAGCGAGTTGATCACATGTACCAGGTCGCCGATACCATATGAGTTCACTGAGAAACCGAACTGCAGCTCAGCTTCTACCTTATCGCCATCGGTAACGGCCACATAACGCATGTTATCGCCAAAACGGGCAAATTTGGCACCTTGCCAGTCATGCCAACCGGCAGCAGCACGTGCCCAAACATTGATCTGGTCGGCTACTTCTTTTTCTTGCCAGTGGCCAACCACTACCTTGCGGCGTAAACGCATACGGCTAACCATGAAACCGAACTCGCGGTCGCCGTGAGCACTTTGGTTCAGGTTCATAAAGTCCATATCGATGCTCGACCATGGTATCTCGGCGTTGAACTGGGTATGCAGGTGCAGTATCGGTTTTTTAAGGATGCTTAAACCTCGGATCCACATTTTAGCGGGCGAGAAAGTATGCATCCAGGTGATCAGACCTATACAGTTAGGCGCTACGTTAGCTTGCTGTACCAGGCTATATATCTCTTCAGATGACTTAACGGTAGGTTTGAATACTACGGTCACCGGGATGGTCGCGTTAGCGTTCAGGCCATTGGCTATCTCTTGCGAGTGAGCGGCTACCTGTTTAAGGGTCTCCTCACCATAAAGGTCCTGGCTACCGGTAACGAACCATACTTCTAATTCTTTTAAGTTTATCATTTTTCTGTTGAAAAAAAGTTAAGATGTTGATCAGTTAAATAGTTAAGTTGTTATTGGTGAGCAATGTTATGGCAGTATCAACTACTTTGCCACTCACCGCTCACTCCTCACTTAACTTTGTCCATAATAAGAATCTGGCCCGTGCTTGCGTTCATAGTGCTTGCGGATCAGGGCGTCTTTCAGGCGCGGAGCTTGTGGGTTGATCTGCTCGGTAAGCAAGGCCATTTTGGCTATAGCTTCTAAAACTGCGCTGTTATGCACTGCTTTGGCTGCGGTCTTGCCCCAGCTGAATGGTGCGTGGTTGCCCACTAATACCATCTCCACTTCTTTATGATCAAGGCCCTTGTCGGCAAATACATCCATGATCTGGAAGCCGGTCTTGTACTCGTAATCACCTTGGATGTACTCATCGCTCATTGGAGGTGCACAGGGGATATCCACAGTATTGTAATCGGCATGAGTGGTGCCAAAGATCGGGATGTCCCGTTGCGATTGCGCCCATGCGGTACCGTAAGTAGAGTGCGTGTGGCAGATGCCGCCAACCGTTGGCCAGTGTTTGTACAACACGGCGTGGGTCTTGGTATCTGATGACGGGCGCAGGTCACCTTCAACGGTGTTGCCATCAAAGTCAACGATCACCATTTTTTCGGTCGATAGGTCCTCGTAAGGCACGCCACTGGGTTTGATCGCAAAAACGCCCAGCTCGTGGTCGGCGGCGCTTACGTTACCAAAGGTAAAGATCACCAGCCCCAACTTGGGTAGTTCCATGTTAGCCTCATAGGCGGCCTGTTGTATGTGTGCGTATTTGCTCATTATGCTTGAACCGGAATTTTAGGAATTTATTGAAGTTGCAGAAGTGATCAATAGGTGTGTCGAATTAAGCGGTCGCTTCTGCCTTTTTGTTATTTGCTTTTACCTGTTGCTCGGTGAATTTGCCCAGCGCCAAGTACTGCTCGTAGCGTTTATTGTAAAAGTCGGTGTTTGCTGTGTCGGGGAAATACTCCACGTCGAAACCGCCGCCCATGGCCGCCATCGCATCTTCTACTTTAGGATAGATGCCTGCTACGGTAGCCGCGAACATTGCCGCACCCAAAGCGCAAGTATGTTCGAACTGGTGAATACGGATCGGCATTTGCAGTACATCGGCCATCATTTGCATAATGTAAGGCGACTTTTTAGCCACGCCACCGATACCGATGATGCCTTCTACCGGCACACCTTCGCTACGGAAACGCTCCACGATGTTGCGTGCACCAAAGCAAGTGGCTTCGGCCAATGCACGGAAAACACGTGGGGCATCGCTACCTAAGCCTAAACCGGTAATGGTACCTTTTAACAATTGGTTAGCATCAGGAGTACGACGGCCGTTGAACCAATCGATGGCCAGTTCGGCCTTCTCACTTAATGGTAATGTAGCGGCTTGTTTGCTCAGTTCCGGAATGATCTTATTCAGCATTTCCTCCTTCAAGGCACCTGCGGTTTGCGCATCGATCACTGCAGAGTCGTTCAGCAGGTTTTGGATCGGCCAGGCGATCAGGTTCTTGAACCAGGCATAGGTATCGCCAAAGGCGCTTTGACCTGCTTCCAGGCCGGCCATGCCCGGGATCACGGAACCGTCCACTTGTCCGCAAATACCTTTTACCAGTTTGCCGTCCATATCACGGTTAGGCGCTACCAATATATCGCAGGTCGAGGTACCCATCACCTTGCTCAGGTGATAAGGCTCGATCTGGCCACCAACGGCACCCATGTGAGCGTCGAAAGCGCCTACACCGATCAACACATCGGTGCTCAGGCCTAAACGCTCGGCCCACTCGGCACTCAGGTTGCCGGCCGATACGTCTGATGTGTAAGTGTCTTTATATAAACGGTCAGTAAAGCCATCTAACAATGGGTCAAGACTGGCGAAGAATTCATTTGGAGGTAAGCCACCGAACTCTTCGGCCCAAAGTGCCTTATGGCCTGATGAACAGCGTCCGCGTAACATCTGATCTGCATCGGTACCACCAGTTAGCAGGAAAGGTATCCAGTCGCAATGCTCTACCCATGAATAGATGTTATTTCGAACCTTCTCGTCGGTACGTAAGATGTGCAGTAACTTAGCCCAGAACCATTCTGAAGAGTAGATACCACCTACATATTGCAGATAATTGGTGTCGAACTTGGTAGCATGCTCGTTGATCTCGGCTGCTTCGCGTACCGAGGTATGATCTTTCCAAAGCACGAACATGGCGCCCGGATGATGCTCAAATTCCGGCAACAAGGCTAACGGAACGCCAGCTTTATTCACCGCTACCGGTGTAGAGCCAGTAGTATCAACGGCTATACCTTTTACATTGGCGGCCACATCGGTACCTGCTTTGGCCAGGCAATTCTTGATGGTGGTCTCTAATCCTTCTATATAGTCCAGAGGGTGCTGGCGAAACTGATCTTCAGCAGCATTGCAGTAAAGGCCCTTTTGCCAGCGTGGGTAATAAAATACAGATGAGGCCAGTTCCTTGCCATCGGCAGCGTTCACGATCACCGAGCGCACCGAGTCAGAACCGTAATCAACACCTATCACATATTGAGGTTTATTGGTCATGGTTAGCTGTTTAGCTATTAATTGTTAATTTGACGTTTAATGGGGTAAATGTAGATCTATTTGGTCAGCCGAACAAATAGTTGGTTTAGAAAAATTGCAGGTGCTCAGGGGTGATAATAAGGCTGAATATCTTATAAAGATTCTCTTTGTACTTGTCCTTATTAAGGGTGTAATAGTAAGCCCCTTTTTTCGACCCCAGCTTGTCTTTTTCGTCCAGTTTGATCAATAGCCCGGTCGATAACAGCTTGCGGCTGAAGTTCCTTTTATCAAAGTTGACCTCGTAGATGGCATCATACATGGCCTGGATCTGCGGCAGGGTGAATTTTTCGGGCAATAGTTCAAATACTACGGGGTGAAGGGCCGCTTTGTATTGCAGGCGCTTTTTAGCGGCCTCTACCATCTCGTCATGATCAAAGATCAGCTTGGGTACTTTTTTGATCGGGAACCATTCGGCATGGTAGTCATGGCTAAGCTGCTGTTTGTAGTCAGCTATATCGATAAGTGCAAAATAGGCCACGCTGATCGTGCGTTCGTTGGTATCACGGTCAACAGCGCCGTAAGTGTGCAGTTGTTCCAGGTAAACGCCTTGCAGTCCGGTAAGGCGGTGCAGGATCCTGGCCGATGCATCATCAACGCTTTCGTCCTCCTCAACGTACCCGCCCATCAAGCTCCATTTATGCCTTTCAGGATCTATGGCCCTCTGTATCAGTAGTAACTTAAGTTCAGATCCATCAAATCCAAAAACGATACTATCTATGGCTACAGTAATATGGGGAGCTTTCTTCTTATTCATCAGTTCTATAAAACTTAACGAATGTAATCATTACAGTTCTTAACAAAAAGTTATTGATGCGATCAGATGTTCGAACACGCTTTCTAATCATATCCTAATAAATTCTTGCTAACATTACCCCAAGTGTGGAACACACGGCATTGAACTGGCACGATATTATATTAAAGCTACTAAAAGGTCGTAATTGTTTCGTATAATCGCACTCCTCGATCCGATAGATATTTATGAAAATAGCCCATCTGATCCTGACTTACACCGATCCTAAATTAACGGAGAGGTTGATCAAGGTCTTAGCCCATCCGCAGTTCGACTTTTATATACATGTTGATCAAAAATTTAGCATCGAGCCCTATCTGTACCTCAAAAAATACCCCAATGTTTTCTTCATCAAAGATCGGGAAGATGTGCGTTGGGCAGGCTATAATACGATCAAAGCCACATTCAAATGCATACGAGAGATCGTGGCCAGCGGCATCCAGTACGGCTATATCAACTTTATGAGCGGTCAGGACTACCCTATACGTTCGGCTCAATATATCCTCGATTTTTTTGAGCGCAATAAGGGTAAGCAATTTATTGAATACCAAAGCATTGATAAAGATTGGATAGAGGCGCAGCCGCGTATTAGTCAATACCACCTCACTAACTTCAAATTCAAAGGCAAGCATCGTGTAGAACGAGTGCTGAATATGATCACACCTAAGCGTAAACTACCCAATGATCTGGTGCCTTACGGAAAGGCCATGTTTTGGGTAATGGAGCCTGAGCGTGCGATGTATGTGGTACGATATGTGGAAGAACATCCACGGTTGGACCGCTTTTTTCGTTTTACCTGGGGCAGCGATGAGTTCGTATTTCAAACGATATTAATGAATTCTGCACACCGGAACGAGTTAGTAAATGATGACCTCCGTTACATCGACTGGTCGGGCGGTGGGTCGCACCCCAAGGTATTAGATAAAAGCGACCTTGATAAGATCCTGGCCTCTGACGACCTGTTCATCCGTAAAGTAAATTCAAAAGTGAGCGGCGAACTGCTGGACGCCCTCGATCAACATATTTTAGCTACTCCATCTGCCAAGACCTGATCCCATGGCATACTTAATAGATATTCCCACTTTTAGCGACGAGCGCGGCAACCTTACCGTGTTGGATGATAAGATCCCGTTCCAGATCAAGCGTTTATTTTACATCTACGGGGTCGACAACTCTGCTCGTGGAGGCCACCGTCACCATCAGACCGTGCAAGCCGCCATTTGCATACAAGGACGATGTTCCATCATTAATGATGATGGTGATAAGGAGGAACGTTACGAACTGGATGAACCTCGCAAGTGCCTGATCCTGGAGACCAAGGATTGGCATGTGATGACCGATTTTAGCGCCGATGCTATCTTGCTGGTATTGGCAAGCACGAACTTTGATCCTGCCGACTACATTTTCACACCGTACGAGCACAATTCATGATCGCTTACGAGAATCTTCACGAACTGAATAAGCCTTTTGTTGAGCGTTTCAAACAGGAGTTCGATGCTTTTTTGGATTCAGGTTGGTATATTTTAGGTAAGAGCGTAAGCCGATTTGAAGAAGAGTACGCCGCATGGAACGGTTCGGCATACTGTGTTGGCCTGGCCAATGGGCTCGATGCGCTCACGCTGGCCCTCAAGGCGTATGATCTGGAGCCTGGCAGTGAGGTGATCGTGCCTTCGAATACCTACATAGCCACCATACTTTCTATACTCAATAATGGGTTGGTGCCTGTATTGGTGGAGCCTGATATACGGACCTACAACATCGATCCGCAGTTGATCAAAAAGGCTATAACTCCACGCACCAAAGCGATCATGGTGGTACACCTTTACGGTAAATGCTGTGAAATGGAAGCCATAACGGCTATAAGTAAGCAGCATGACCTGATCCTGATCGAGGATTGTGCCCAGGCTCATGGCGCGGCTTTGAACGGACGTAAGACCGGCACGTTCGGTCACTTTGGTGCCTTTAGCTTTTACCCGACCAAAAATTTGGGAGCTTTAGGCGATGCCGGCGCTGTGACCACTAACAATGCCGAACTGGCTGGTGTGATGCGGCAGTTACGTAACTACGGCTCCAGTGTGAAATATCATAATGAGAGGATCGGTACCAATTCGCGCCTTGATGAATTGCAGGCCGCGTTCCTGAGCATCAAGCTGAAAGCCATTGATGCGATCAATGATCATAAGCGCGAACTTGCTGCCTTGTACCTGCAAGGTTTGAATGATCATGTGATCAAACCGGTGGTTCAGGAAGGATATCATGATGTGTATCACATCTTCAATATCAGGCATGACCGTCGCGATGAATTGAAGGCTCACCTGCTGCAAAAGGGTATCGGTACCGAGATACATTACCCTGTTGCTCCACATCAGCAACAGGCTTTAAGTAAGGCGCTTATCGATCAAGAATTCCCGATTTCGGCGGAGATACATCGCACCACTTTGAGCTTGCCATGCTCATACTGGCACACGCCTGGACAGGTAGAAAAGGTGA
This window harbors:
- a CDS encoding RNA polymerase sigma factor — translated: MTKIEFNTMVLRQASSLRSYALHFTHDADDANDLVQDTMLKAITYYNKFKEGTNLKGWLYTIMKNTFINNYRRFVKMSTFVTKSEEISSANLVFSSTKNQGESKFIMDDIRRALDRLPEDYYVPFTMYFEGHKYHEIADHLAIPIGTVKTRIHVARKLLKKNLKAYDNGVKKAVYADEE
- the murB gene encoding UDP-N-acetylmuramate dehydrogenase, translating into MLQIEENVSLKNFNTFGIEAQARYFVEISREEQLRELFMDERWQRIPRLVLGGGSNLLLVNNFDGLVIRMNIRGIEHQINGDTVTVDAGAGEVWNDLVNFCVDHGFAGMENLSLIPGSVGASPIQNIGAYGVEIKDIFESCRAFEIATGQIKTFTNADCHFGYRESVFKSTLKGEFIITSVKYKLSTIPKLNLSYGAIKQELTARHIDNPTIKDVSQVISAIRVSKLPDPSTIGNSGSFFKNPVITQEQFSAIQAQHPNISHYPAGEGLVKLAAGWLIEQCGWKGKVVGHTGTWKNQALVLVNHGGATGQEIYDLSSQIIDSVKERFGVILEREVNIIQ
- a CDS encoding head GIN domain-containing protein — translated: MKTLSRILLATALIAGTTQTFAKPTPAVNISRYDVQDRHLSGFSAVAVSGSFDVYITQGSTESVKVEANGNEIDKIITEVKDGVLKIYNKSSSGFTWNWNSDSKRVVRIVAKDLKSIGMSGSGDIYFKEGFRTQALKVSTSGSGDIEGKVDVKNLESVSSGSGDIKLTGRADVSNIRISGSGDFSGKNLVTTSTTIRISGSGDATVNATEKIDASTSGSGDVRYTGGARNVNSNISGSGDLIKF
- the araA gene encoding L-arabinose isomerase, coding for MINLKELEVWFVTGSQDLYGEETLKQVAAHSQEIANGLNANATIPVTVVFKPTVKSSEEIYSLVQQANVAPNCIGLITWMHTFSPAKMWIRGLSILKKPILHLHTQFNAEIPWSSIDMDFMNLNQSAHGDREFGFMVSRMRLRRKVVVGHWQEKEVADQINVWARAAAGWHDWQGAKFARFGDNMRYVAVTDGDKVEAELQFGFSVNSYGIGDLVHVINSLDHALIDQQIQEYFDLYDVMPSLLKGGDQHQSLVEAAKIEVGLRTFLKQGGFKGFSDTFEDLHGMVQLPGIGAQRLMAEGYGFAGEGDWKTAALVRAMKVMGAGLPGGNAFMEDYTYHFDGNNSLVLGSHMLEVDPAIATGKPKVEVHQLGIGGKADPVRLVFNVAGGAALNASIVDMGNRFRMIVNEVEAVEPTHDLPKLPVARVLWKPYPNMKDGCAAWIYAGGAHHTCYSQNLTDEHLHAFAEMAGIEYLLIGQDTKLREFQKEIAWNDAYYKLIK
- a CDS encoding L-ribulose-5-phosphate 4-epimerase translates to MSKYAHIQQAAYEANMELPKLGLVIFTFGNVSAADHELGVFAIKPSGVPYEDLSTEKMVIVDFDGNTVEGDLRPSSDTKTHAVLYKHWPTVGGICHTHSTYGTAWAQSQRDIPIFGTTHADYNTVDIPCAPPMSDEYIQGDYEYKTGFQIMDVFADKGLDHKEVEMVLVGNHAPFSWGKTAAKAVHNSAVLEAIAKMALLTEQINPQAPRLKDALIRKHYERKHGPDSYYGQS
- a CDS encoding ribulokinase — its product is MTNKPQYVIGVDYGSDSVRSVIVNAADGKELASSVFYYPRWQKGLYCNAAEDQFRQHPLDYIEGLETTIKNCLAKAGTDVAANVKGIAVDTTGSTPVAVNKAGVPLALLPEFEHHPGAMFVLWKDHTSVREAAEINEHATKFDTNYLQYVGGIYSSEWFWAKLLHILRTDEKVRNNIYSWVEHCDWIPFLLTGGTDADQMLRGRCSSGHKALWAEEFGGLPPNEFFASLDPLLDGFTDRLYKDTYTSDVSAGNLSAEWAERLGLSTDVLIGVGAFDAHMGAVGGQIEPYHLSKVMGTSTCDILVAPNRDMDGKLVKGICGQVDGSVIPGMAGLEAGQSAFGDTYAWFKNLIAWPIQNLLNDSAVIDAQTAGALKEEMLNKIIPELSKQAATLPLSEKAELAIDWFNGRRTPDANQLLKGTITGLGLGSDAPRVFRALAEATCFGARNIVERFRSEGVPVEGIIGIGGVAKKSPYIMQMMADVLQMPIRIHQFEHTCALGAAMFAATVAGIYPKVEDAMAAMGGGFDVEYFPDTANTDFYNKRYEQYLALGKFTEQQVKANNKKAEATA
- a CDS encoding NUDIX hydrolase, producing MNKKKAPHITVAIDSIVFGFDGSELKLLLIQRAIDPERHKWSLMGGYVEEDESVDDASARILHRLTGLQGVYLEQLHTYGAVDRDTNERTISVAYFALIDIADYKQQLSHDYHAEWFPIKKVPKLIFDHDEMVEAAKKRLQYKAALHPVVFELLPEKFTLPQIQAMYDAIYEVNFDKRNFSRKLLSTGLLIKLDEKDKLGSKKGAYYYTLNKDKYKENLYKIFSLIITPEHLQFF
- a CDS encoding beta-1,6-N-acetylglucosaminyltransferase, coding for MKIAHLILTYTDPKLTERLIKVLAHPQFDFYIHVDQKFSIEPYLYLKKYPNVFFIKDREDVRWAGYNTIKATFKCIREIVASGIQYGYINFMSGQDYPIRSAQYILDFFERNKGKQFIEYQSIDKDWIEAQPRISQYHLTNFKFKGKHRVERVLNMITPKRKLPNDLVPYGKAMFWVMEPERAMYVVRYVEEHPRLDRFFRFTWGSDEFVFQTILMNSAHRNELVNDDLRYIDWSGGGSHPKVLDKSDLDKILASDDLFIRKVNSKVSGELLDALDQHILATPSAKT
- a CDS encoding sugar 3,4-ketoisomerase; the protein is MAYLIDIPTFSDERGNLTVLDDKIPFQIKRLFYIYGVDNSARGGHRHHQTVQAAICIQGRCSIINDDGDKEERYELDEPRKCLILETKDWHVMTDFSADAILLVLASTNFDPADYIFTPYEHNS
- a CDS encoding DegT/DnrJ/EryC1/StrS family aminotransferase, encoding MIAYENLHELNKPFVERFKQEFDAFLDSGWYILGKSVSRFEEEYAAWNGSAYCVGLANGLDALTLALKAYDLEPGSEVIVPSNTYIATILSILNNGLVPVLVEPDIRTYNIDPQLIKKAITPRTKAIMVVHLYGKCCEMEAITAISKQHDLILIEDCAQAHGAALNGRKTGTFGHFGAFSFYPTKNLGALGDAGAVTTNNAELAGVMRQLRNYGSSVKYHNERIGTNSRLDELQAAFLSIKLKAIDAINDHKRELAALYLQGLNDHVIKPVVQEGYHDVYHIFNIRHDRRDELKAHLLQKGIGTEIHYPVAPHQQQALSKALIDQEFPISAEIHRTTLSLPCSYWHTPGQVEKVIDAVNAFG